In Sebastes fasciatus isolate fSebFas1 chromosome 8, fSebFas1.pri, whole genome shotgun sequence, the DNA window CCAAGTCCTCTCCAGAGCATTTTGAAAAAGGCCGACAGAGATACTTCACCACTCGCAAAATGGCAGGAGACGGCACATACTCTCAAGATACTCTTCTCTGCTTTTTAATGGCGAAGAAATCCACCTCTCTTTCTTTGTATTGTCAGCCTGATGACaactctgtttttgttttatttgttgtgtttttcctctccaaggTGTCTTTCTTTTTGAAATATCGGTGTAAAAGAAGAGACCGTGGGTTTAAATCCATATATGGGaactaaaatgttttattaaaagtAACATCAATCTTTGGCATATTGTGACAAATACGTTTGCAAAAAGAAACCATGTGAAATGTTGGCCTTCTCATACATTTCTGCACTAACCGTGTCAACAAAGATGCTTCATTGTCCATAAGTTACTCACTCCTACTTACAGGGATGTGTATTGATGAGATAACATCTTTCCTAAgtgactttgttttttattaagaGCTGCAAGCCTTCCATATTTCCCATAATATATTCTACTTCCATTTTTGCATAATAAAGCTAAGGAAATTAGTATTTTATAGACTGATGAGGGGAAAATGGTGCGTTCTGATTTGTGTCTTGAGGCTGAAAATATATTGTACTAAACCAACTCTAACATTGCTGTCACAGATGATTTTCCAGCTTTTATGAATGATTAAATTTTagtacattttcattatttttgtcttgttttctttcctatattgtatgtgtgttttccaAAGTTGTTAGATGTTTTATCATGGTTTGATAGAATGAAATATAATTCTAGATGTGGGGTAAAGTATGAACACTTTAACAACACTTTTAATGGTTTTTATAAATCATGTGTTTTCTCCACAGCACACGACAGCTGAACTTGGTAAAGTACTGCTCAGGACACCCAGTAGTGAGAGGATCATTACCTCCAAGAGAGTCTCGACAAGCTTAAAGTGTAACTGTAGTGTTTCCTTTTGCAATAAACGACAGCCTAAGCCCAAGTCACCAGAGTTTTAGCCGAGGAGTTGATtcagagaagagaggaaggagcACAGAAAGAGGAACCCCTCCCAAGCACATTGGGAAACTGTGATCAGATGGTTGACTTGAGGCAAGTGAAGGCAGACGAGGCTCACTCAGCTGATCTTCCTCAGGATGATGGTGAGACACAAAGACCTCTTTAAGATGTCATAACACTTAACTGCAAACATAACCTCGTGATTACATGAGTGGAAGTGGAAGGAGTTGAGTTTTACACCAGAGCACAGGGGTGCAAATGCGATAGACGTTTTCTAACTGCTTTCTGTGCCATTGAAATTTAACTTTACAGTtatggaaagtacatttactaaagTACAATGTTGAGGTACTAGTATGAGTAGGTAAGTATATTAAGTAAGTATAGTAAGTataagtacatttatttatataggacCTCTCTAGATCCAAGTCTGCGCTTtaattgagtatttccattttgtaCTTAAAATGATTgtatattttacttatttttatttatctgacagctaccTATAATTACTACTTTAAAATACCTATGAtaatcttataaaatatgatgtattgTTAAAAATTAACCCAGTAGTTCCCAACTTTTTTGCTAAGAAGACTGTCTAGTTGGGTCCCCTTGTATCTGTGTTAGCAGTTCCACCTAAGAGATTTCCCATCTAAACCTCTCCGATGgtttaatttaaacatttttaaaacccAAAGAGGTAaaattttcaaatatttaataaaaaaaagcaaagattagagaaaggtccaaaaaatgaaaacaaattcttcttctttccccCAGTGTTCATCTTACCACCTCTATGATTTACTGTATCTTATGACCCTTTTGACCCCTAGGGTTGGGCACCATGCGACTGAACAGGTATttaaaactagctccacctcaaccagctACAATAACAAAATGCTCCACATTCACACTGATGTTGCAGTATATCTAATAgtgcattttgctgataatgGTGATGTACTTTTGCATCACAGTTGAATGATGAATGCAGGATTTTCATTATAGCATTTTTAGATTGTTTTACTATACTTTACTGTACTTTTACTAAGGCAggtaaggcaaggcagctttatttgtatagcacatttcagcaacagggcaattcaaagtgctttacataaacattaagacataattaaaacagttacaaaaacattaaagattagaaaataaaaacaagctaaaaataaaagctaggatagaagctaaaataaagtataacacacaagagtaaaagctctagtgcagtataagatcagtatctggtttaataaaaggcagcagcagcaaacaggaaagttgtAAGCTTTGATtcaaaagaactcagagttggagttggtcctgcaggtttctgggagcttgttccagatatttggtgcataaaaactgaacgctgattctgcatgtttagttgtgactctggggacactaagcagacctgatccagatgacctgagaggtctggatggttctaTTATAGTATTTTTAGATTGTTTTACTATACTTAACTGTACTTTTAGTGAAGTAAATGATCTTTCTTCCACTACTGGCTATAACTACAAgcaagatgattttttttcaggcacTCATGTCACCCTGCTGTATAGGTATGGAGCTCGTGCTATCTGTGCAGGAATATGAAGGATAATAACCAGGTACCAATCTGCTCTATAAAATCATCACTTGCAGCTTGTAATTGTTTGCAATTAAAATCCTATTTCTCCATATTATCACAGCTGAATGATGAATGCAGGATTTTCATTATAGTATTTTTTAGATTGTTTTACTATACTCaactgtacttttactgaagtaaatgaTCTGAGTTATTTCTTCCACTACTAGCTATAACTACAaggaagatgattttttttttttttactcaaaggCACTCATGTCAACCTGCTGTATAAGTAGAGCTCGTGCTTTCTGTGCAGGAATATGAACCATAATAACCAGGTACCAATCTGCTCTCTAAAATCATCACTTGCAGCTTGTAATTTTTCGCAATTAAAATCCTATTTCTCCATATTATCATGATGATTGCTGATTGATGAGCGGTGGTGACTCCCCATCTCTCACCTCCCATGGtcctccctccctgcctcctcacccctccctctctctcccacacacacacacacacacacacacacatgcatccagACCGAcccccctccccctcttccATCATTTTCCCATCTCTTACTCACTCTCTTCCCTACAACAAACATGGCCGCGAAATCTGATGGTGCACCCGTCTCTCTCCGAAATGAGCTCCCAGCTGAGTGTGCCTCCTCCAGGTCGGACCCGCGGCCTCCCCAGCAGCGCCTCGCCGAGCAGCGCTACTCCCTCCCGGACTGCTGCTGGACGCTCTGCGCCCTCCTGGTCTTCTTCTCGGACGGGGCCTCAGACCTGTGGCTGGCCGCCGACTACTACCTAAGGAGGTACTACTGGTGCTTTGCTCTGACTCTGGTCTTTGTGATAATCCCGTCCGTGGTTGTGCAAGTGTTGAGCTTCCGATGGTTCGCCTACGATTTCTCGGAGAGCGTCGACAGCGGCACCGCTGCGGCCGCCGTggtggctgctgctgcggcgTCTGGAACGGAGGAGAGCGGCGACTTCAGCACCAAGGACAGCGGCGAGGCGGAGCGGGGCGCTGGCCGCCCTGCCTCGGTGGAGGCCGGGGCTGGGGCTGGGGCTGGGGCCGGGGCCGGGGCCGGGCCCGGGGCCGGGGGGCTGCCAGGGCCGGGCACCGGGGGAGGAGCCCGGGGCTGCTGCAGAGTCTTCATCTGGTTCCTCCAGGCCATCATTCACATCTTTCAGCTGGCACAGGTCTGGAGGTAAGTCTCAACATaagagaggggtgggggggactATACATTATgcatttgcactatctgtttatatcatgtttatttttgtttgtagcttattttgtatattgtatatatatacaatatatacaataatataaatatatatattattttattctaacgtttttatctattcttttgttattatactgtttacttgcaccaacaaaaccaaagcaaattcttAGTGTATACtgtacctcttacacctggcaataaacacgattctgattctggttctggttccgattctgattctgatttgtgTGCATCTCTGTGCACATGCATCCTCCCAAAGCCCATGCAGCATCACTCCCTGGAGCTAAACGCTTATAATCATTAAGGGAGGACTGTGTGCCCAAAAATGCCAGAATGTCTTTTTGTATTGTTTGGTGTGAGCTataatacagatacagataatACAGAGAAATAGGATTTGTATACCTGGTTATTATGGTTCATATTCCTGCACAGAGCTCTACTTATACAGCAGGTTGAAATGAGTGGCTTtgagtaacaaaaaaaaaatcatcttgcTTGTAGTTATAGCCAGTAGTGGAAGAAATAACTCAGATcatttactttagtaaaaaaGCTTAACACTTAACAcacctgtttgctgctgccttttattaaaccagataatgatcttacatactgcactagagcttttactcttgtgtgttatattctattttagcttctatcctagcttttatttttagcttgtttttattttctaatctttaatgattttataactgttttaattatgtcttaatggtCCTTTCCACTTTGtggcaatgttcttgaatgtttatgtaaaacaCTTTGACTCCACCCCCTCCAACCCCCCAACCCCTTGCTTTTAGGTCAATCATCTCATCATCAACTCATCCACACCAATCGCCTTacatagaaaaaataaaaaatcctctTTGTCTTTAAGGGGTTTTGGACAAGAAAGAGCCTGACTGCTGAAGAAAAATGAATAGTCTTAAATGTCATGAGAGCTGCTTTCTATTTGCAGTGATATGTGTACCCGCCTCCCTTTCACTGTTTAGTGTATTTTCAGTTCTTAGCTTGAGGCTCCTGCTCTTATGTTTTTGCAAAAATCCATATTCTCAAATCTCCCAGCAGCTTTTTTTTAGATTCAGTCTGTTTTCCTCTCAGCTGAGCCCAAACATGTTTAATTACCGGGCTACGCTCTGAGACTAAAAACAAACCAGCGTACACTTTCCTCTCTCACACCACGGATGGTACTGTAGTAGGTCTGTAGGTCAGCCTCTCAGTcagtgatggagaggagaggcagtGCTCAGGCTTAGAGTGCTCTGATAGGGTTTGACAGGCTTGAACTGCTGCCAGCTGGGAGGAAGCATCCAGCTGAACTGGTGGAGGAGGCTTTAGACAAAACGTGATGATATTCAAAGACAAGTTGTATTTTATAGACatgcttacttacttacttacttacttacttagtccTTGTTGCGCCTGGTGGCACATAGGGCAAGGAGTAAGGATCTccactcatctctgttgtttgctttcttctcaaTGCTGTTCCAGCTGTATCCTCTCGTCTTCATCTCTCCTTCGTTGTTTTGGGCCTCCCTCTTTTGCGTTTTCCCTCTGGTGTCCAACGCAATGCCActtttgtcatgtcatcagatggtttccttaatacatgtccaagccatctccatcttcttcttatcaatattgtATCCATGTCCAAGCACCCTGTCGTTTTGTGTAGTTCATGGTTTGTGATCTTCCTTGGCCAGAATATCCTCATGATCTTTCTGAGGCGGGTATTGTGAAAGCTGGAAAGCTTGCCCATATGTCTCTTTCAGTCATTCTCCAGCACCATATAGAAGTACAGATAGTACACAGCTGTTGTATAACTTAATCTTGGTGTTTCTAGTTATATGTGTCGACTTCCAGATGTTTCCAAGTCTTAAAAATGCTGTCCTTGCTTTTCCTAATCTGGCCATAAATCAAGTGATGAATTTTATAGACATACTAGGATGTTATAGAAGGACAAATTATGTGTGAATGATGGAATCAGATGTGAATCAATTGTTTGATTTATCTGTAGGCCTTCATAATCTCCCTGTCTGTATCTTTCTTTGTGGTCGCTCTCTTCCTGCCTCTTTAGACAGCCCTATGGGTAATATATATTGATTCCTTATTTCCTCCTGGAGACTTAGagttctatgtgtgtgtgtgtgtgtgtgtgtgtgtgtgtgtgtgtgtgagtgtgtgtgtgtgtgtgtgtgtgtgtgtgtgtgaaagagagagtgtgtCCAGGAGCACATTAAAACATTGTGGCGGCACAGAATTACCGGTAATGCCATTAAAGCTGTGTGCTCCGTTCATTGACGCTGCTCTCAGACCAGCGTGTCTGCACATTAAGAGGATTACCGGCTGTGTGTTTTACCCTCAGCTGTTAACTCTGGAATGATCCGTCACTGATACACTGTTAGTCAGGTGAACCAGGATCAATTTGGGCCGGCTACCAGAATTAAATGTCAGCACACAAGAGATGGGATATGGGGTTGTGTTACAGgccgatgtgtgtgtgtgtttgtgtgatgaaattctgtctttgtgtgtgtcagtgtatcCTCCTGAGTCTTTGACCCTCATTACTGCACGTATGCTCTATTTTCTCAGTGTGTTACATCCCAAGGCACACTTTGTGTAGCGGGAAGCAGAACACAAAAGGGTTACACAAACCTCCCTTGTGGTTCACTGGGCTTGTTGACATAGGGCTCCTCTGACCCTTCTCCCAGAGGCAATTACTGACACATTTATAGCTCCAGTCCTCTGTGGCAACCACCACTCTTTTTCAAATGATGTAATGATAAAGGTAATGATTTACACATTGTGTGTTTGCACGGTGCAAATAGGAGTCAACACATTTGTGCAGTAATATGTTTGTACAGTGCATGCATGTGACCCGGTGTGTCTACAAAAGGATGTGTTTGTTATACAAGGTCATTATAGAACAAGCTGAGATGGGGGTGGGACTACATGTCAGCAAAGCTCAGGAGTTCACAACAAGGGATTTATAGCGAgctctttttcccccctctaACCTTCAATCTGAAGACTAGACTGAGAGCATTTATTTGGATTTCTGTTCTCATATTTGGCTTTTTCTGCAGCCCTCTGACTCAGATTTTATTTGAAGAGAGATCACAGATGAGCTCTCTTTCACCCCCTGCGATGCCTGCACTAAAATTAAAACCACAGAGCCGCTTAGTTCAGTTTCAGTCTGGTCTGAAATCCCAGAGGAGCGAGCAACCAGCTTTTTTGGCAAGAACTACTGACAGCTCCCAGAGTTTGGAATCAAAAGTTATGACTTCTGAGAGTCTGTGTTTGATGTCCAAATGTTTTTGAAGCACAGTATACTGATGAATGCGTCTGCCTCTGATACACAGGTATGTCCACGCCCTGTATTTGGGCGTGCAGAGCCGCTTGCACCGAGACCCCGAGCGCCGTCACTACTACTGGCGCATGATGTTTGAGAGCGCTGACATCAGCATGCTGCGTCTGCTCGAGTCCTTCCTGAAGAGCGCCCCTCAGCTGGTGCTGCAGCTCAGCATCATGATCCAGGCCAGGCAGGTGCTGCCCCTTCAGGGTGAGTGTCCCAAAATGGCCAATCCACCACATCAGTCAATCACACGTCTGCAGCCCACGCTGTGCACGATGAGTCACTCAATCAGGCCCCCACAGAGCAGAGAAATGTAGAGCCATTTCCATCCTGTCTaacttctcttcctctctctcttccttctgtCCCTCCAGGGCTTTCAGCTTCTGCCTCGCTGGTATCCCTCGCCTGGATGGTCGCCTCCTATCAGAAAGTCCTGAGGGACTCCCGAGACGATAAGCTCCCCATGACCTACAAGGCCGTCATAGTTCAGATCCTGTGGCACCTGTTCACCATCGGCGCCCGCACTCTGGCCTTCGCCCTGTTCGCCTCCGTGTTCCAGCTCTACTTCGGCATCTTCATCGTGGCCCACTGGTGCATCATGACATTTTGGATAATTCAAGGCGAAACGGACTTCTGCATGTCCAAATGGGAGGAGATCATCTATAACATGATGGTTGGCATCGTGTACGTTTTCTGCTGGTTCAGCGTGAGAGAGGGTCGCACCCGCTGCAGGATGCTCATCTACAGCCTGACTGTGTTCGTTGAGAACGTGGCGCTCACCACCGCCTGGTATTTGTACCGCGACCCTCGCTCCTCAGACTTCTACGGCGTCATCATGGTGTGCGTGGTGGCCAGCAGCTACGCTCTGGGCACCTTCTTCATGTTTGTGTATTACTGTCTGCTGCACCCTGATGGCCCGGTGTCAGGGTGGGGTTACATTGTGGAGAAGGAGGTGCCTGTGGAGTTGCTGGCGTCCCCGGTTGCCAGCCTCCCTCCTGACGTGGTGAGCAGCCCCCCCAGGACCCTTCAGAGAACTAAAGGGCCAGAAAGAGAGCAGGGGTCCGGGGTGGATGGAGATGTGTTTCAGGTACGACCGCCTCGAGGAGCTCAAGCTCCAATGCCCAACCTCACACCCAGAACAGAGGGGCCAGTCATCCGAATAGACCTGCCCAGGAAGAAGTACCCCGCCTGGGACGCTCACTTCATCGACCGACGGCTGCGCAAAACTATCCTGGTGCTGGAAAGCGCCGCCCCGGTCACGCCAAGGATTCAATACCGCTGTCTGGGCACACCCAAAGAAATGATGGAGTACGAAACCACCGTGTGATGTGCTTGAATGGGCTGTGACTCAGCTCGCTGCCGTGCGGACACCCTGCCTTAAAATAAAGTGGCAGGTGGATGACTCTCACTGAGCAGTCTGTTTCAGCTCCACGCCTACTTGATTGCTCTCTGTACTGTCAGGCAGTGGAGACAAACAGGCGAAAGGACGGATGTGgtgtctttattttttacaaaggCAAAGTGCTGTGATGTTTCGTCTAATGATGGTGCATATTTCGGTTTCTGTATCATTTCTCAGGTCAGGGCGTGGTACAGGAAGAGGTCGACGTTAGCAAAAAAAAGCTTGCTGTCCAGTGAAGTTAGAGAGGAGCACAGGAAGGCAGAGAAGTGGAGCTGATTGTCAATCAGAGGCAGAAAAGTCCTCCTCAGTGAAGGTGCTTCAGCACCATCCTGTCAAGGCGGACAACAACAGAGACGAGCCTTCAACATGCATGATTATTTATGGCAGCTAGAAGTGAAACATCACTGAACAAGATGGGTGAGAGGCGTTTTAAATATGGTGAACTCGCACTGTAATTTTAAAACACAGtctacaataaaaacaacactgGCACTGATGATCATAATCATAATTTTCCATAACTACTCACTCATGTTGAAGGAGTCTCTGAAAATGCTGCTTTCATATCTGAAGGGCAGTTCAATAGAAAACATTTAAGTTGAATGTAAAAACAGTTGAAAATGTGATTATCTGTGACAAGGCTTCGGGCATTTTACATGCTGTTAGTGGGATTTACAACATTCCTGTGGtactatatttgtttttttgaggtaagctagaacaaaaaaagagatttgtgtgtgtttacaagcaatctgttgttttcgGGACATGCCATCACTATTATTCCAATAAGATGCACCTTCGTTCAGAATGTGTACGCTGAACAATAGCTACATTATGATTTACATTTACAGGATGTATTCTACTGATAGGACTCTCAACGGTTGTATTTTCATACTGCATCCACCTTACACAGCAAAGGAAACAGGACTTTAATTTCCATGTAAATTAAACTGTATAATGAAGAGGAAGTTACAGAGGGACAGCACTGTCTGTAATTGTACTGTATCCATACTTTGTTGTCTGAATaatgtagagaaaaaaaattagctGCAGACTCGGAATAGCTTTGATATTATTGATGGTACAGGCATGTGGTACTTGTGGTAAcgcttaattttacaggtccgttATTTTCTTATAATTTACTCAAAACCTTTCCGAGAAAGACATATTTAATTTTAGGTAAAATAGAGACAAAATTTGAGTTATTGATTTCCAGAGGAAAGAACTGCTCTATCTGAACCCCAAAATAATGTATTCATCACCCACTTATTATTGGACACTTGATTCTTCATATATGATGAATTGCAAACTCACcaaatgacacatttttgaCCTGCTGTACACTGACTGAAAGAGTCAAGGTTAAACTAGCTTagcctttaaaggaacagtgtttaacatttcgggggatctattggcagaaattaaatataatattcataactatgttttcattagtgtataatcccctgaaactaagaatcgttgtggaCTTTttagcgggtcctcttcatgtagtccgccatgttgctacaatgtttctacagtagcccagaatggacaaaccaaacattggctctagagagagccttttgcattttttttgttacctgaaggccaccgtagttctctgactcGCTTGTGgaactgcagtaatgtgagccgcagagtgcaaaactgtggttaCGCCAGCGTTACTATGTTAAGCGAGGAAAATGGTATTATCACGGTtttgcagtcttggaaagggaggagtgggcggaggggtactcagttggttgcaatctgccaaaaccaacacactgtacctttaattggAATTGATTATTTGGTATTCATTTAACTATAATTAGTGCTAAATTACCATGGTCTTTCCAGGGACCTTCCTATGAAATGAAGAATATATGGACCTGTAAACGAATGCGTTACCATACTTTCCTTTATCAGGGTTGTTTTTCTATAGTAGTAGTCACAAGAGGGACATTTCTGaaccgtatgtgtgtgtttgtgtgtgtttgcgtgtatgtgtgtgtgagctcacATACCAGCATGTGTATGGGTGTATGTGGGGGAGGGGAGTCCTGCCCTGtgcatttaaattaatttgaaattGTGTCACTGAGGTAAGACAGTTTTGTTGTAAACACTGTCCAGTCAGCTCAGTTTTCCCAGATGACactgaaataaataactaaatagcCCACTGAATACCTTTACCACCCCTGTtgcagtaaaaaagaaaatagcctGAGAGGCTTCAATTATGGTGCTAACTGTTTGAGTCCATCACGCAACAACCACACAGTGTACCATAAAATGAGCTTGTTGTGGCAGGAGTTGGGCGGGGCTGTAcctcaaaacacaaacaaagctAGAATCAAAAAGCCTTAAACTGGTCATGCCAGACTGTTGCTGTTCatggcaagaaaaaaaagattaacaAGAAGGTGAAGAcaatttcattatgttgttgttgctaaAATAAAGAGCAATGTGTTTACCTGACTTTTGCTGTTAGTGCCTTTTTACACAGAACAGGAGACTTTAAAacacagtagatagatagatagatagatagatagatagataatactACGTGCTACGGTCAACATGGAATAATGTtgtgaaaaaagcaaaaaaattttatattttatacatttattttcatttacagtgtatttaaccaggaaatacattgagattaaaaatatctttacataagtatatttcatttatttattttattttattgttttatatacagtatatatatttacaaaattCTCCCTAATTTCTTCCCTAAACACAATAAAATGTAGtcttaaaatgcatttattacTTGATTTGAATATATCgacataaaataaatttgtaatttgtGCGTAATCATTGATTCTAAACttaaacattttcagaaatgttaCCAAGCGCATAAcagaagatagatagatagatagatagatagatagatacgtCTAAGAAGGCAGATTGATTGATTCATCTGATTAGACTGAGACTAAACCCCATCTCTGTGTTGCAGCGGATCAATGGATTAGCAGCTCTGAACTTGTCACCACCACCTACAGTATATCCACAAAGGTCAGTGGCCTCTTAACAGACAAACATATTCTCAAACACTATATAGGCTACACTCTTTGATATGTTGTTATCATTGTAATTAAACTGAGTAGGATTTCCATCAGTCTATTCTATTGATCACTTCCACTCAGAAGATGGAAAAGCTTTCTCAGTCTTGGTCTCGGAGAAATTAGACTCAAGCTTCATGTTTGCAAGTCAATGGGGAGTCAGTGGATCCTGTGCAAACTGTCCCGTTGACTCCTattactgcagtaaaatgagggAACAAGCAGCTTGTCTATGATCCCACAATCACAGTTTCACATACCTCTGACAAATGCTAAATAAATAGCTAGTGCTATTTCCTCAAAGGGAAAACACAATGTAAAACATGTTTGGCCTAGGCCCTCCTTAAATTCATCAGAAAGGCGCTTCAAATTGACTGTTAGACCACCTAATGGGAAAGGTCTGTGGGTGTCTGGCCTAAAATCCATTTATCAACAACTCATTATCATTTACAACAGCAGACTGGATGGacataacttatttttttatattcagcTTTTAGCCCTTGAATTGAATCTGGAAAAatttggagagagagaaggaaatcTGTTTTTGTacacttttaaaaagaaaagaagaaaaaattaGGTTTAagctttgattaaaaatgtgGTTTAACCAGTTcatatacatataaattaatCAGCCATCACATTTAATTggtgaattgtgtgtgtgtgtatgtgtatatatgtgtatatatgtgtatgtgtgtgtgtatgtaggtatgta includes these proteins:
- the xkr7a gene encoding XK-related protein 7 encodes the protein MAAKSDGAPVSLRNELPAECASSRSDPRPPQQRLAEQRYSLPDCCWTLCALLVFFSDGASDLWLAADYYLRRYYWCFALTLVFVIIPSVVVQVLSFRWFAYDFSESVDSGTAAAAVVAAAAASGTEESGDFSTKDSGEAERGAGRPASVEAGAGAGAGAGAGAGPGAGGLPGPGTGGGARGCCRVFIWFLQAIIHIFQLAQVWRYVHALYLGVQSRLHRDPERRHYYWRMMFESADISMLRLLESFLKSAPQLVLQLSIMIQARQVLPLQGLSASASLVSLAWMVASYQKVLRDSRDDKLPMTYKAVIVQILWHLFTIGARTLAFALFASVFQLYFGIFIVAHWCIMTFWIIQGETDFCMSKWEEIIYNMMVGIVYVFCWFSVREGRTRCRMLIYSLTVFVENVALTTAWYLYRDPRSSDFYGVIMVCVVASSYALGTFFMFVYYCLLHPDGPVSGWGYIVEKEVPVELLASPVASLPPDVVSSPPRTLQRTKGPEREQGSGVDGDVFQVRPPRGAQAPMPNLTPRTEGPVIRIDLPRKKYPAWDAHFIDRRLRKTILVLESAAPVTPRIQYRCLGTPKEMMEYETTV